A stretch of the Nicotiana tabacum cultivar K326 chromosome 6, ASM71507v2, whole genome shotgun sequence genome encodes the following:
- the LOC107811995 gene encoding beta-glucosidase 44-like, whose translation MIKAISSPWLIMLLIAALSTVITVESDINDISPEKLSFDTGGLSRESFPKGFIFGTATSAYQVEGAASTDGRGPSIWDTFIKRPGVEPNNANGEVAVDQYHRYKEDIDLLANLNFEAYRFSISWSRIFPNGTGKVNWKGVAYYNRLIDYMLERGITPYANLNHYDLPQALQDRYNGWLSHEVVKDYADYAEFCFKTFGDRVKNWFSFNEPRVVAALGYDTGFFAPGRCSKPFGNCTEGDSATEPYIVAHNLILCHATAAQRYREKYQEKQKGKFGILLDFVWYEPLTRGKADNYAAQRARDFHLGWFLHPLVYGEYPKTMQNIVGKRLPKFTKEEVKVVKGSIDLLGINQYTAYYMYDPHYTTPQPLGYQQDWNVGFAYDRKGVPIGPRAHSDWLYIVPWGLHKAVNYVKERYGNPTMILAENGMDYAGNITLPKALYDTKRIAYYKSYLQELKKTVDEGANVIGYFAWSLVDNFEWRSGYTSRFGIVYIDFNTLKRYPKLSALWFKKLLRRHKH comes from the exons ATGATTAAAGCAATTAGTTCTCCATGGCTAATTATGCTGCTAATTGCAGCACTGAGTACTGTAATTACAGTTGAGTCTGATATTAATGATATTTCGCCGGAAAAGTTGAGTTTTGACACCGGAGGTTTAAGCAGAGAGAGTTTTCCGAAGGGATTTATATTCGGAACAGCAACTTCTGCGTACCAAGTTGAAGGTGCTGCTAGTACTGATGGCCGTGGACCTAGTATTTGGGACACATTCATTAAACGACCTG GAGTTGAACCAAACAATGCCAATGGAGAAGTCGCTGTTGACCAATATCATCGTTATAAG GAGGATATTGATCTGTTGGCGAATCTGAATTTTGAAGCTTATCGCTTCTCAATTTCATGGTCCAGAATTTTTCCAA ATGGAACTGGTAAAGTAAACTGGAAAGGAGTTGCTTATTATAACAGGTTGATCGACTACATGCTCGAAAGAG GTATTACCCCATATGCTAACCTTAATCACTATGATTTACCACAAGCACTTCAAGATAGGTACAATGGATGGTTAAGCCATGAAGTCGT GAAAGATTATGCTGATTATGCGGAGTTTTGTTTTAAGACATTTGGAGACAGAGTGAAGAACTGGTTTTCGTTTAATGAGCCAAGAGTTGTTGCTGCTTTAGGGTATGATACTGGATTCTTTGCACCCGGAAGATGTTCTAAACCATTTGGAAACTGCACTGAAGGAGATTCTGCAACTGAGCCTTATATTGTTGCCCATAATCTCATCTTATGTCATGCTACTGCAGCTCAGAGATACCGCGAAAAATATCAG GAGAAACAGAAGGGAAAATTTGGCATTCTCTTGGATTTTGTGTGGTATGAACCTTTGACAAGAGGAAAAGCCGATAACTATGCTGCTCAAAGAGCAAGAGACTTTCATTTGGGATG GTTCTTGCATCCTCTTGTATATGGTGAGTACCCAAAAACCATGCAAAATATTGTGGGGAAGCGATTACCCAAGTTCACGAAAGAAGAGGTTAAGGTGGTCAAGGGATCAATTGATTTATTGGGCATAAACCAGTACACTGCCTACTACATGTATGATCCTCATTACACGACGCCACAACCCTTGGGATATCAACAGGACTGGAATGTTGGATTTGCTT ATGATCGCAAGGGAGTACCAATTGGTCCTAGG GCACACTCGGATTGGCTCTATATCGTGCCATGGGGTCTACATAAAGCTGTCAACTATGTAAAAGAACGTTATGGAAATCCTACCATGATTCTGGCAGAAAATG GTATGGATTATGCGGGCAACATTACCCTTCCTAAAGCATTATATGACACCAAAAGGATTGCTTACTATAAGAGCTATTTGCAAGAACTAAAGAAGACTGTAGATGAAGGAGCTAATGTCATAGGCTATTTCGCGTGGTCATTGGTCGACAACTTTGAATGGAGATCGGGTTATACTTCCAGATTTGGCATTGTCTACATTGATTTCAATACCCTCAAACGATACCCAAAGTTGTCAGCATTATGGTTCAAGAAATTACTTAGGCGCCACAAGCATTAA